A single region of the Paraburkholderia megapolitana genome encodes:
- the aspA gene encoding aspartate ammonia-lyase encodes MNTPNFRVEYDLLGERQIPQEAYYGVHTLRAVENFQISGVTIAAYPELVNALASVKQAAAEANAELGLLDPALRDGIVAACVEVRQGKLHDQFVVDMIQGGAGTSTNMNANEVICNRALEILGHHRGDYTFLHPNEHVNLAQSTNDVYPTALRIATCFAIERLLDAMKILRDAFAAKAEEFAGLLKLGRTQLQDAVPMTLGQEFSTYTVMLEEDMARLGETSALIREINLGATAIGTGITAHPEYAGKALIALNRITGLELSTAPNLIEATQDCGAFVQISGVLKRIAVKLSKTCNDLRLLSSGPRAGFGEINLPPMQAGSSIMPGKVNPVIPEVVNQIAFEVFGSDVAITFAAEAGQLQLNAFEPMIAVSLFRSFKHLTNGCTTLAERCVKGITANPERLRETIERSIALATALNPYIGYKNATSVASEAHANGTTVREVVLARKLMTESELDDALRPEELVRPRIYAAKAVVPKLSTADEPAGAPGLPAE; translated from the coding sequence ATGAATACCCCGAATTTTCGTGTCGAATATGATCTGCTGGGCGAGCGGCAGATACCGCAAGAGGCTTACTACGGCGTGCACACGCTGCGAGCCGTCGAGAACTTTCAGATATCGGGTGTGACGATCGCGGCGTACCCCGAACTGGTGAATGCGCTTGCCTCGGTCAAGCAGGCGGCCGCTGAAGCCAACGCGGAACTCGGCCTGCTCGATCCCGCGTTGCGCGACGGCATCGTTGCCGCGTGCGTCGAAGTGCGGCAAGGCAAACTGCACGATCAGTTTGTCGTCGACATGATCCAGGGTGGCGCCGGCACGTCGACCAACATGAACGCGAACGAAGTGATCTGCAACCGCGCGCTGGAAATCCTGGGCCACCATCGCGGCGACTACACGTTCCTGCACCCAAACGAACACGTCAATCTCGCGCAAAGCACCAACGACGTCTACCCTACCGCGCTACGCATTGCCACCTGCTTCGCGATCGAACGCTTGCTCGATGCGATGAAGATATTGCGCGATGCGTTCGCGGCGAAAGCCGAAGAATTTGCCGGGCTGCTCAAACTCGGGCGCACGCAGTTGCAGGACGCGGTGCCGATGACGCTCGGTCAGGAGTTCTCGACGTATACGGTGATGCTCGAAGAGGACATGGCGCGGCTCGGGGAAACCTCCGCGCTGATCCGCGAAATCAATCTTGGCGCCACGGCAATCGGCACGGGCATCACCGCGCACCCCGAATACGCGGGCAAAGCGCTCATCGCGCTGAACCGGATCACGGGGCTAGAACTGTCCACGGCCCCGAACCTGATCGAGGCAACTCAGGATTGCGGCGCGTTCGTGCAGATTTCCGGCGTGCTGAAGCGGATCGCCGTGAAGCTCTCCAAAACCTGCAACGACCTTCGGTTGCTATCGAGCGGTCCGCGCGCGGGTTTTGGCGAAATCAACCTGCCGCCGATGCAGGCCGGCTCATCGATCATGCCCGGCAAGGTGAACCCGGTCATCCCCGAAGTCGTCAACCAGATTGCCTTCGAGGTCTTCGGCAGCGACGTGGCGATCACGTTCGCAGCAGAGGCCGGCCAGTTACAGCTGAACGCATTCGAACCCATGATCGCGGTGAGTCTGTTCCGCAGTTTCAAGCATCTGACGAATGGCTGCACGACGCTTGCCGAGCGCTGTGTGAAGGGCATCACGGCGAACCCCGAGCGTCTGCGCGAAACTATCGAACGCTCGATTGCCCTCGCCACCGCGCTCAACCCGTACATCGGCTACAAGAACGCGACCTCGGTCGCCTCCGAGGCGCACGCGAACGGCACTACGGTCCGGGAAGTCGTGCTGGCTCGAAAACTGATGACTGAGAGCGAACTCGACGACGCCTTGCGTCCCGAGGAACTGGTGCGCCCGCGCATCTACGCCGCGAAAGCCGTGGTCCCGAAGCTGAGCACCGCCGACGAACCGGCCGGCGCACCGGGCCTGCCCGCTGAGTGA
- a CDS encoding tartrate dehydrogenase — MANKYQIAVIPGDGIGVEVMPEALRTLDAVGKRFGIDFEYRHIEWASCAYYAKHGQMMPDDWKAQLQSADAILFGAVGWPDTVPDHISLWGSLLKFRREFDQYINLRPARLFAGVPSPLAGRKAGDIDFWIVRENTEGEYSSVGGVMFEGTEREFVLQESVFTRHGSERVLKFAFDLAQRRERKKITVATKSNGIAISMPWWDKCAAGIAAQYPDVTWDKQHIDILCARFVLNPDRFDVVVATNLFGDILSDLGPACTGTIGLAPSANMNPDRKFPSLFEPVHGSAPDIAGKNIANPIAMIWSAAMMLDFLGNHTGKEREAHDAILAAIEATLIEGPHTGDLGGKASTTDVGQAIAAKLA, encoded by the coding sequence ATGGCGAACAAGTACCAGATTGCGGTGATCCCTGGCGACGGCATCGGTGTCGAAGTGATGCCCGAAGCGCTCAGAACACTGGACGCCGTAGGCAAGCGTTTCGGCATCGACTTCGAATACCGGCACATCGAATGGGCGAGCTGCGCGTACTACGCGAAGCACGGCCAGATGATGCCGGACGACTGGAAGGCCCAGCTGCAATCCGCCGATGCAATCCTGTTCGGCGCAGTCGGCTGGCCCGACACGGTGCCGGACCACATCTCGCTGTGGGGTTCGCTGCTCAAATTCCGCCGCGAATTCGACCAGTACATCAACCTGCGGCCTGCGCGCCTTTTCGCCGGCGTTCCTTCGCCGCTCGCGGGCCGCAAGGCCGGCGACATCGACTTCTGGATCGTGCGCGAAAACACCGAAGGCGAATATTCGTCGGTGGGCGGCGTGATGTTCGAAGGCACCGAGCGCGAATTCGTGCTGCAGGAATCGGTGTTCACGCGGCACGGCAGCGAGCGCGTGCTGAAGTTCGCCTTCGATCTCGCTCAACGGCGCGAACGCAAGAAGATCACCGTTGCAACGAAGAGCAACGGCATCGCCATCAGCATGCCGTGGTGGGACAAGTGTGCGGCCGGCATCGCCGCACAGTATCCGGACGTCACGTGGGACAAGCAGCACATCGATATTCTCTGCGCGCGTTTCGTGCTGAACCCCGATCGCTTCGACGTCGTCGTGGCGACCAACCTGTTCGGCGACATCCTGTCGGATCTCGGGCCGGCCTGTACCGGCACGATCGGGCTGGCACCGTCGGCCAACATGAATCCGGACAGGAAGTTTCCTTCGCTGTTCGAGCCCGTGCATGGATCGGCGCCCGATATCGCGGGCAAGAACATCGCGAATCCGATCGCGATGATCTGGTCAGCGGCGATGATGCTCGACTTTCTCGGCAACCACACGGGCAAGGAGCGCGAGGCTCATGACGCAATTCTGGCGGCGATCGAAGCGACGTTGATTGAAGGGCCGCATACCGGCGACCTTGGAGGTAAAGCGAGTACGACGGATGTCGGTCAGGCGATCGCCGCGAAACTGGCTTAA
- a CDS encoding tautomerase family protein: MPNIFVKIPKGSFAGASRVALSAGISDAAAAVEQIPADPAKRFLCWVLIEEVETGNWTCGGIDMTARFLPCVALVYVPAGVLDGAARSRYVELVHAAFRQSLPAGETRRLETSVVLHDVADGAWGVSGVAWTLADFARAAGYAHLQNVMPNA; this comes from the coding sequence ATGCCAAACATTTTTGTGAAGATTCCGAAGGGTTCGTTCGCTGGTGCGAGTCGCGTGGCACTTTCTGCGGGAATCAGCGACGCAGCGGCAGCGGTGGAACAGATTCCTGCCGATCCGGCAAAGCGGTTTCTGTGCTGGGTGTTGATCGAAGAAGTTGAAACCGGCAACTGGACTTGCGGAGGAATCGATATGACAGCGCGATTTCTTCCGTGCGTCGCGCTGGTGTACGTGCCTGCGGGTGTGCTCGATGGCGCCGCGCGTAGCCGCTATGTCGAGCTTGTGCACGCCGCGTTCAGGCAGTCGCTTCCGGCGGGCGAGACGCGCCGTCTTGAAACCTCGGTCGTACTGCACGACGTGGCCGACGGTGCGTGGGGTGTAAGCGGTGTGGCGTGGACGCTTGCCGATTTCGCGCGTGCCGCTGGTTACGCGCATTTGCAGAACGTGATGCCCAACGCGTAG
- a CDS encoding DUF1488 family protein — protein sequence MALFSSVNESLIVALEFPNPSRSYDASRHCVCFWGYDNSREITFQVDDAMLRNLQPDAGSDERSILGAFDQFREKLLEIARKRYVSGPQNRYSLS from the coding sequence ATGGCGTTATTCAGTTCCGTCAACGAAAGCCTGATCGTGGCGCTCGAATTCCCCAATCCCAGCCGTAGTTACGATGCCTCCAGGCATTGCGTATGTTTCTGGGGGTATGACAACTCGCGTGAAATCACCTTCCAGGTCGACGATGCGATGCTGAGGAACCTGCAACCTGACGCGGGCTCCGACGAGCGATCGATACTCGGTGCATTCGACCAGTTTCGTGAAAAACTCCTCGAAATCGCGAGGAAGCGGTATGTGAGCGGCCCGCAGAACCGGTATTCGCTGTCCTAG
- a CDS encoding LysR substrate-binding domain-containing protein — translation MNAVPSPDLGDLRVFCEVARKSSFSAAAEALSVSAAYVSKRINVLEATLGTRLLHRSTRRVAITEAGERVYAWAEKILDDVEQLVEDVSTTRRIPAGKLRISSSFGFGRRFVAPALARFSEQFPQLNVRLDLFDRLVDVGGEGFDLDIRIGDDIASHLIAKRLASNHRVLCASPDYLAQHGAPKQLADLSSHACLAIKERDHPFGLWRLTVRGDVTSVKVTGPLSSNHGEVAVQWALAGRGIVLRSMWDVRPLLESGQLQQVLPDVTQPANLWAVYPARLAQSAKVRVCVDFLSEEFAQPRAADD, via the coding sequence ATGAATGCCGTCCCGTCACCCGATCTCGGCGATTTGCGCGTGTTTTGCGAAGTGGCGCGCAAATCGAGTTTTAGCGCGGCAGCCGAGGCGTTGTCGGTGTCGGCGGCCTATGTCAGCAAGCGAATCAACGTGCTCGAGGCGACGCTCGGCACACGGCTGCTGCATCGCTCGACGCGCCGCGTCGCGATCACCGAAGCCGGTGAACGCGTCTACGCATGGGCGGAAAAGATACTCGACGATGTCGAGCAGCTCGTCGAGGACGTGTCCACCACGCGGCGCATTCCGGCCGGCAAGCTGCGCATCTCGAGCAGTTTCGGCTTCGGCAGGCGGTTCGTCGCGCCCGCGCTGGCCCGTTTCTCGGAGCAGTTCCCGCAGCTCAATGTGAGGCTCGATCTGTTCGACCGGCTCGTTGACGTAGGCGGCGAAGGCTTCGACCTCGATATCCGCATCGGCGACGACATCGCGTCGCATCTGATCGCGAAGCGGCTCGCGTCGAATCACCGTGTATTGTGCGCGTCGCCCGATTATCTGGCGCAGCACGGTGCGCCGAAACAGCTGGCCGATCTGTCGTCGCATGCGTGCCTCGCGATCAAGGAGCGTGACCATCCGTTCGGTCTCTGGCGTTTGACGGTGCGTGGCGACGTGACATCGGTCAAGGTCACCGGGCCGCTGTCGAGCAATCACGGCGAGGTGGCCGTGCAATGGGCACTGGCGGGGCGTGGCATCGTGCTGCGCTCGATGTGGGATGTGCGGCCGCTGCTCGAGAGCGGCCAGTTGCAGCAGGTGCTGCCCGACGTCACGCAACCGGCAAACCTGTGGGCCGTGTATCCGGCGCGGCTCGCGCAGTCGGCGAAGGTACGGGTGTGTGTCGATTTTCTGAGCGAGGAGTTTGCGCAGCCGCGCGCCGCAGATGACTGA
- a CDS encoding sigma-70 family RNA polymerase sigma factor — MADPIIAQRFAALVLPHMNSAFNVARWLTHNDQDAQDVVQEAYLRAFRFFDGFRGEDARAWLLSIVRNTFYTWHQQNRGHASQTSSFEEDLHSTEACAAESDSSPEAMLIRSQSQKRVHYALRALRLEYREVVVLRELEELSYKEIATIVGIPMGTVMSRLGRGRQQLAALLAPTDREA; from the coding sequence ATGGCCGATCCAATCATCGCGCAACGCTTCGCGGCACTGGTCCTGCCGCACATGAATTCGGCCTTCAACGTCGCGCGTTGGCTGACGCATAACGACCAGGATGCCCAGGACGTGGTCCAGGAGGCCTACCTGCGCGCGTTCCGTTTTTTCGACGGGTTTCGCGGCGAGGATGCGCGCGCGTGGCTATTGAGCATCGTGCGCAACACCTTCTACACCTGGCATCAGCAGAACCGCGGGCACGCGTCGCAGACGTCGAGTTTCGAGGAAGACCTGCATAGCACCGAGGCATGTGCCGCCGAATCCGACAGTAGTCCGGAAGCGATGTTGATCCGCAGTCAAAGTCAGAAGCGGGTGCACTACGCGCTGCGCGCCCTGCGGCTGGAATACCGGGAGGTGGTCGTGCTGCGCGAGCTGGAAGAGCTGTCGTACAAGGAAATCGCGACCATCGTGGGGATTCCGATGGGTACGGTGATGTCTCGCCTCGGGCGCGGTCGCCAGCAACTCGCGGCGCTGCTCGCCCCGACGGATCGGGAGGCATGA
- a CDS encoding anti-sigma factor family protein: MMDHEHAFELLPAYIDQELSLSEALAFERHLASCQECQRVYEQHRQVSAQLKQADLRVDAPAELLKRIEAALPLPRPRSLWRKLGDRVGGWFGGGSSPGWAPVGAMVLSAVALTWSAGLYLSVPSSETRLTQELVDSHIRSLQFDHLSDVISTDKHTVKPWFDGKLDYAPPVVDLVQQGYPLIGGRLDYLDGRSVAVMVYRYKLHPINLYVWPSKDAGTAPPRIVERQGYHLAHWTSAGMNYWAITDAGEAELNGFVADLLAHPAS, from the coding sequence ATGATGGATCACGAACACGCATTCGAATTGTTGCCGGCCTATATCGATCAGGAGCTGAGCCTGTCCGAGGCGCTCGCGTTCGAGCGGCATCTTGCGAGTTGCCAGGAATGCCAGCGCGTTTATGAGCAGCACCGTCAGGTGAGTGCGCAGCTCAAGCAGGCGGACTTGCGCGTGGATGCGCCGGCTGAACTGCTGAAGCGTATCGAAGCTGCGTTGCCGTTGCCCCGGCCGCGCTCGCTCTGGCGGAAGCTGGGTGACCGGGTTGGCGGATGGTTCGGCGGCGGTAGCTCGCCGGGTTGGGCGCCGGTCGGTGCGATGGTGTTGAGCGCGGTCGCGCTAACGTGGAGCGCGGGGCTCTATCTATCGGTGCCGTCGAGCGAGACGCGTCTGACCCAGGAACTCGTCGATAGCCATATTCGCTCGCTGCAGTTCGATCACCTGTCCGATGTGATTTCAACCGACAAGCACACGGTCAAGCCGTGGTTCGACGGCAAGCTCGACTATGCGCCGCCGGTGGTCGATCTCGTGCAGCAAGGGTATCCGTTGATCGGTGGGCGGCTCGATTACCTCGATGGGCGATCGGTTGCCGTGATGGTCTATCGCTACAAACTCCATCCGATCAATCTTTACGTCTGGCCGAGTAAAGATGCGGGCACTGCGCCGCCGCGTATCGTCGAACGGCAGGGCTATCACCTCGCGCACTGGACGAGCGCAGGCATGAACTACTGGGCGATCACCGATGCCGGTGAAGCCGAGTTGAATGGCTTCGTTGCGGATCTGCTTGCGCATCCTGCGTCCTGA
- a CDS encoding GlxA family transcriptional regulator, with protein sequence MFDFTVLVLEDAYPSSVTITLDVLSAATALAAQAGVVAPRWRLCSVDGGSVQLQTGLTVQTSRLPVRPREDRSIWVVPGLGVSPAASLTQRLEYDDAVRAIKALARHAKAGGHVAASCSAVFLLNAAGLLQGRRATTSWWLAPLLKRMGPDSTVDADRMVCADGPVVTAGAAFAQTDLMLHLIRERCGNALADIVSRMLLIDGRQAQAPFIVPEVMANGNDLVARLAARVECALPHPTAVTALAQEFCMSERTLSRHVRRATGKSTLALVQSVRMRRARVLLETSRMTVEQVAEAVGYRDSTALRRLMKRVSGANPGRYRPAVAAP encoded by the coding sequence ATGTTCGATTTCACGGTTCTCGTCCTGGAAGATGCCTATCCCAGCAGCGTCACCATCACGCTCGACGTTCTCAGCGCGGCCACGGCGCTGGCGGCGCAAGCAGGCGTAGTAGCACCGCGATGGCGGTTGTGTTCGGTGGATGGCGGGTCGGTTCAGCTGCAAACCGGCTTGACGGTGCAGACATCCCGATTGCCGGTGCGGCCAAGAGAAGACCGCTCGATATGGGTCGTGCCGGGTCTGGGCGTCAGCCCAGCGGCGTCGCTTACGCAGCGGCTCGAATACGACGATGCGGTGCGGGCGATCAAGGCGCTCGCGCGACACGCGAAGGCCGGCGGACATGTCGCGGCTTCGTGCTCGGCGGTGTTTCTGCTGAACGCGGCAGGGCTGCTGCAGGGTCGGCGCGCGACCACGTCGTGGTGGCTCGCGCCGTTGCTGAAAAGAATGGGACCGGACAGTACGGTCGACGCCGACCGGATGGTGTGCGCAGACGGTCCCGTCGTTACGGCCGGCGCCGCGTTTGCGCAAACGGATCTGATGCTGCATCTGATCCGCGAGCGCTGCGGCAATGCGCTCGCGGATATCGTGTCGCGCATGTTGCTAATCGATGGGCGCCAGGCTCAGGCGCCGTTCATCGTGCCGGAAGTCATGGCTAACGGAAACGATCTGGTGGCACGGCTGGCGGCGCGCGTCGAATGTGCGCTACCGCATCCAACCGCCGTGACGGCGCTCGCACAGGAATTCTGCATGTCGGAGCGCACGCTGTCGCGGCACGTGCGCCGGGCAACCGGAAAGAGCACGCTCGCGCTGGTGCAAAGCGTGCGTATGCGTCGGGCGCGGGTTCTGCTCGAAACGAGTCGCATGACAGTCGAACAGGTCGCCGAAGCAGTCGGTTACCGCGACTCGACGGCGCTGCGACGTTTGATGAAGCGCGTATCGGGTGCGAATCCGGGCCGGTACCGGCCGGCGGTTGCGGCGCCGTAA
- a CDS encoding cupredoxin domain-containing protein: MPTIISRRAFVAALGAVVFSAASVGASISVAQAAEPNAVVIKNFMFMPMSLTIKAGSTVTWKNLDGEPHTVVNDSGLFRSSALDQNDTYQFKFDKPGTYKIFCGIHPNMKATITVE; encoded by the coding sequence ATGCCAACGATAATTTCTCGCCGTGCGTTTGTTGCCGCTCTCGGCGCCGTGGTGTTCAGCGCTGCTTCCGTGGGCGCTTCCATTTCCGTTGCACAAGCCGCCGAGCCCAACGCGGTCGTCATCAAGAATTTCATGTTCATGCCGATGTCGCTGACCATCAAGGCGGGCTCGACGGTGACATGGAAAAATCTCGACGGCGAACCGCATACGGTCGTGAACGACAGCGGCTTGTTTCGTTCCAGCGCGCTCGATCAGAACGACACCTATCAATTCAAGTTCGACAAGCCCGGTACTTACAAGATATTTTGCGGCATCCATCCGAACATGAAGGCAACCATCACGGTGGAATAG
- a CDS encoding metallophosphoesterase family protein, with amino-acid sequence MPSHPPVDPSRRGALKCLAFGGVGTLFVLAGGVLAPIDLALAASEKSASVDSGVPLFLQISDTHIGFNKEANPDVAGTLKQTIDLVNAMPVKPALTIHTGDITHLSKAAEFDLAAQLLSGLNITELHTVPGEHDVTDGPGAEYFSRFGQASDNKGYYSFDHQGVHFIALVNVMHFKPNGLGGLGDDQLAWLENDLKGRSSSTPIVVFAHMPMWTIYEPWGWGTGDAGQAMSYLKRFGSVTVLNGHIHQIVSKVEGNITFHTARSTAYPQPAAGEGPGPMPLTVPGDRLPHMLGVTRISVASHPLAATLTDTTLV; translated from the coding sequence ATGCCGTCACATCCTCCTGTCGATCCGTCGCGCCGCGGCGCATTGAAATGCCTCGCCTTCGGTGGCGTGGGCACGTTGTTCGTTCTGGCCGGCGGCGTGCTTGCGCCGATCGATCTCGCGCTTGCTGCGAGCGAGAAGAGCGCATCAGTCGATTCCGGCGTTCCGCTGTTTCTGCAGATCAGCGACACGCATATCGGTTTTAACAAGGAAGCCAATCCCGACGTCGCGGGCACGCTCAAGCAGACAATCGATCTAGTCAACGCAATGCCCGTCAAACCCGCGCTGACGATCCACACCGGCGACATCACGCATCTGTCGAAGGCCGCCGAATTCGATCTTGCTGCGCAACTGCTGTCGGGCCTGAATATCACCGAGCTGCACACGGTACCGGGCGAACACGACGTGACCGATGGACCCGGCGCGGAATACTTCAGCCGCTTCGGCCAGGCATCGGACAACAAGGGCTATTACAGCTTCGATCATCAAGGCGTGCACTTCATCGCGCTCGTCAACGTGATGCACTTCAAGCCGAACGGTTTAGGCGGGCTCGGCGACGATCAGCTCGCGTGGCTGGAAAACGATCTGAAGGGACGCTCGTCGAGCACACCGATCGTCGTCTTCGCGCACATGCCGATGTGGACGATCTACGAACCGTGGGGTTGGGGAACCGGCGATGCCGGCCAGGCGATGAGCTATCTGAAGCGGTTCGGTTCGGTGACCGTTCTCAACGGCCATATCCACCAGATCGTGTCAAAAGTGGAAGGCAATATCACTTTCCATACCGCGCGTTCTACGGCTTATCCGCAACCGGCTGCAGGCGAAGGGCCGGGACCGATGCCGCTGACGGTGCCGGGCGATCGCCTGCCGCACATGCTCGGTGTGACGCGCATCAGTGTCGCAAGTCATCCGCTTGCGGCGACGCTCACCGATACGACACTCGTCTGA
- a CDS encoding DinB family protein: MTTTRTIRMLTRYKAWANDLIFSAVSELPYEEAIKQRNTRFGNIVHTLNHVYVIDDVFQAHLQGREHGYTARNTREHPPLDELWRAVRTLDQWYIDYADGLSAEDLDRPIHFNFIGGGEGVMTRNEMILHVVNHGTYHRGFVSTLMFEAGVSLASNDLPVFLRDVPQIPA; this comes from the coding sequence ATGACCACGACAAGAACCATCCGCATGTTGACCCGCTACAAGGCGTGGGCCAACGACCTCATCTTCTCCGCAGTGAGCGAACTGCCGTACGAAGAAGCGATCAAGCAACGAAACACCCGCTTCGGCAACATCGTGCACACGCTCAATCACGTCTACGTCATCGACGACGTGTTTCAGGCCCACCTTCAGGGACGCGAGCACGGTTATACGGCTCGCAATACGCGTGAGCACCCGCCTCTCGACGAACTATGGCGCGCGGTCCGCACACTCGACCAGTGGTACATCGATTACGCCGACGGGCTATCGGCCGAAGATCTGGACCGACCGATCCACTTCAACTTTATCGGTGGCGGCGAGGGTGTCATGACACGCAACGAAATGATCCTGCATGTCGTGAATCACGGTACCTATCACCGTGGTTTTGTCAGCACGCTGATGTTCGAGGCGGGTGTTTCGCTGGCGTCTAACGATCTTCCCGTGTTCCTGCGCGACGTTCCACAAATCCCGGCGTAA